A window of Silurus meridionalis isolate SWU-2019-XX chromosome 4, ASM1480568v1, whole genome shotgun sequence contains these coding sequences:
- the hormad1 gene encoding HORMA domain-containing protein 1: MACEQRLRSHQRSTQMLPRSVATEQQSLVVVKKLLAIAVSSITYLRGLFPEKAYGSKYVEEQKVMILREERTCPGASQIVQWLQGCFDALQKRYLRVILLSMYSDPEHPEEVTECYQFRIQYTEKGPRLDFESKSQKNVTKMDCNDMKKASILLVRKLYTLMQNLSPLPDSVCLNMKLSYYNDVTPQDYQPPGFKEGENDMLVFQKEPVNLTMGEVITPFHTLKVDVTTERERLEQVDDEPICARDRWTLNINEELKCGSKVEQHKENVVIDTGIENSDLSKEEMLENSQFMADTLVKKTAELDVTTRKTRSGRVINYSESKDTLPSSTEKKPVSQFQFPLSQDPVPAAPKRRKFSVPKENH; this comes from the exons ATGGCCTGTGAACAACGCTTGCGGTCCCATCAG agatCTACACAGATGCTGCCACGTTCAGTTGCCACCGAGCAGCAGTCTCTAGTGGTTGTTAAAAAATTACTAGCAATTGCTGTTTCCAGCATAACCTACCTCCGAGGTCTTTTTCCAGAAAAAGCATATGGGAGTAAATATGTTGAGG AGCAGAAAGTGATGATTCTTCGAGAGGAGCGGACTTGCCCTGGTGCTAGTCAGATTgttcagtg GTTGCAGGGATGCTTTGATGCTCTTCAGAAGAGATAC CTCCGTGTGATTCTATTATCT ATGTACTCTGATCCAGAACACCCAGAG gaAGTAACAGAATGCTACCAGTTCAGGATTCAGTACACTGAAAAGGGGCCTCGGCTCGATTTTGAAAG CAAAAGCCAGAAGAATGTGACTAAGATGGACTGCAACGACATGAAGAAAGCAAGTATTCTGTTGGTGCGTAAACTGTACACACTAATGCAGAACCTCAGCCCACTTCCAGATAGTGTGTGCCTCAACATGAAGCTCTCCTACTATAATGATG TGACTCCACAGGACTACCAGCCACCGGGTTTTAAAGAGGGTGAAAACGACATGCTGGTCTTTCAGAAAGAGCCGGTGAATCTGACCATGGGAGAAGTTATCACGCCTTTTCATACTCTAAAAGTGGATGTGACCACCGAGCGAGAGAGACTGGAACAG GTAGATGATGAGCCGATATGTGCCCGAGATAGATGGACTTTGAACATAAATGAAGAACTGAAGTGTGGGTCAAAGGTTGAGCAGCATAAAGAAAATGTTGTTATTGACACTGGCATTGAGAACTCAG ACCTGAGCAAAGAGGAGATGTTGGAGAATTCACAGTTCatg GCAGACACGCTTGTAAAGAAAACAGCTGAGCTCGATGTGACTACCAGGAAAACAAGGAGTGGACGAGTGATCAACTACTCA gAAAGTAAAGATACACTGCCTTCATCCACAGAAAAGAAACCG GTTTCTCAGTTTCAGTTTCCTCTTAGTCAAGACCCTGTGCCTGCTGCTCCAAAGAGGCGCAAGTTCAGTGTCCCTAAAGAAAACCACTGA